A window of the Brassica napus cultivar Da-Ae chromosome A2, Da-Ae, whole genome shotgun sequence genome harbors these coding sequences:
- the LOC106428514 gene encoding WUSCHEL-related homeobox 12-like, with protein MDQEGSSQSPTGQGRSPSAPSNSTAPARSRWSPKPEQILILESIFNSGIVNPPKDETVRIRKMLEQFGAVGDTNVFYWFQNRRSRSRRRQRQLQAATAAAVTSRGAEDQQHMTTMSMHHPYRNNEINLGFGSCSNSSANYFFNDPSSQVSSFLLGHSSSSSNGGCESNNGMENLFTMYGHESDHPHLHQHSSNDATISNPSDQNSSFHYQQGLMTVFINGVPTEVTEGAIDMKAMFGEDLALMHSSGLPLPIDEFGFLMHSLQHGQSYFLVTQFNSLLSI; from the exons ATGGATCAAGAAGGATCATCACAAAGCCCTACCGGGCAGGGCCGTTCTCCCTCTGCACCCTCTAATTCTACCGCACCGGCCCGGTCCCGTTGGTCACCTAAACCGGAGCAAATCTTGATACTCGAATCCATTTTCAACAGTGGTATTGTCAACCCACCAAAAGACGAAACAGTCAGGATAAGAAAAATGCTTGAGCAATTTGGTGCAGTGGGTGACACAAACGTCTTCTACTGGTTTCAAAACCGACGTTCAAGATCTCGCCGGAGACAGCGGCAGCTTCAAGCCGCTACTGCCGCAGCCGTCACTTCCAGAGGAGCTGAAGACCAGCAGCACATGACGACCATGAGCATGCATCATCCTTACAGAAACAACGAGATTAATTTGGGATTTGGAAGTTGTAGCAACTCGTCAGCTAATTACTTCTTTAATGATCCTTCATCTCAAGTATCTTCCTTTCTTCTCGGTCActcgtcttcttcctcgaaTGGTGGATGTGAAAGTAACAATGGCATGGAGAATCTCTTCACAATGTATGGCCATGAATCTGATCATCCCCATCTTCATCAGCACAGCTCAAATGATGCAACAATTTCAAACCCATCTGATCAAAACTCCAGTTTCCACTATCAACAAG ggttAATGACGGTGTTCATAAACGGAGTTCCAACGGAAGTAACAGAAGGAGCAATAGACATGAAAGCAATGTTCGGTGAAGACTTGGCGTTAATGCATTCCTCTGGTCTTCCTCTTCCCATTGATGAGTTTGGTTTCTTGATGCATTCTTTACAACATGGCCAATCTTATTTCCTGGTAACTCAGTTTAACTCACTTTTATCTatctaa